The DNA region GGTCAAGTGCAAGTATTCTGTGGTTTGCAGTCTTTGCAACAGGTTCTGAGAAATCGTAGTAGTTTTCGTATACGCTTTCAGCATTTTCGTCAGCTGCCTTTGAAACTATGATACCGTTCTTAAGAAAATATGCACGGAGCGTCTTTCTGAGTTCAGCATCGTCTGAAATGTTTTCAGCAATGATATCTGAAGCACCTGCAAGTGCATCTTCGGCAGTTTCAACGCCCTTTTCGGCGTCAACGTATTTTGCAGCCTCGGCATTCGGGTCGGCGCCCTTGTTCTGAGCCATGATAAACTCAGCCAGAGGTTCCAGTCCCTTTTCCTTCGCAATGCCGGCTCTTGTTTTTCTCTTCGGCTTGTACGGACGGTAAAGGTCCTCGGCTTCAACGAGAGTACGCGCATTGCTGATGGTCTGACGGAGTTCGTCAGTAAGCTTGCCCTGCTCGTCGATAAGTCCGATTATCTCTTCCTTTCTCTTTTCAAGATTGCGCAGATAAGTCATGCGGTCGAAGATCTCACGAAGTATCTGGTCATCAAGTGAACCGGTAGCTTCCTTTCTGTATCGTGCAACGAACGGGATAGTTTTTCCGTCATCGAAAAGTGCAATAGTGTTGTCGATCTGTTCCCGGCGGAGCTTGAATTCCTCCGCAAGCACCTGGTTTATATCCATTGTATTTCCTCCTGTATTTCCTTGTTTATTTTAAGCCTCTCCGGAAATGTCATTTATCCCGGTCGTTTACTGCAGTGTTTCCGAAAGTTCAGCCCACTCATCAAACAGCTCATTCGAGAGTTCCTTGATCTCATTTATCCTCATGCATTTTTCATTCATCAGGTTATAATCGGCAAGAACTTTTTCATCTGTGAGTTCGGATTCAAGAGTTTCCTGCTCTTTCTGAAGTTCTTCCATCTGTTTTTCAATGTCACGTATGCGCTGTCTGTTCTTCGCGTCGATGTTACGCTGTTCCTTGGTTTTGAATGCCTTTTCCTTTTTCTCGGCATACTCTTTTCTCAGCTGCTCCTGTTTTGCAGCAGTGACAGCTTCGGCAGCAGCCTGTTCACGTGCATTCTTTGCTTTCATGTAGTCGTCGAAACCGCCGGCATAACTTTCAGTGCCGTTTGCGGTGATCTCGAGAATACGTGTGGATATCCTGTTTAAAAGATAACGGTCGTGGGAGACATATATAATGGTTCCCTCAAATCTTTCAAGAGCATCTTCAAGGACTTCCTTGGTCTGAAGGTCGAGATGGTTGGTCGGTTCGTCGAGGATAAGCACATTTCCGTGTTCCATCATCATGATGGCAAAGCAGAGCTTGCACCTCTCGCCGCCGCTTACAACGCCTGCCTGCTTGAAGACATTTTCGCCGACAAGTCTTACCCTGCCGAGAAGATTACGCACTTCAAGGTCGGAAAGAAGCGGATAGCGGCTGTGTATCTCCTCGAAGACAGTGTTCATTCTGTTTATGTTAGCTGCTTCCTGATCGAAGTAGGATATCTTTACATTTGCCGCCCATATCACCTTGCCTTTGTGGGGAAGCTTTTCCTGAATGACTTTCAGAAGCGAGGACTTTCCTATTCCGTTGTCACCTATGACGGCGAGTTTTTCACCGCGTCTTACTTCAAATGAAAGACCGTCGACCAGAGTCCTGCGGTCATCGCCGAAGCCTACTGAAACGTCGATATCCTTTACCTTTAGGACCTCCTGCGGCGGATCCATCGCAAAAGTAAATTCGAGCTTTGCTGCCTTGTGATAAGTGTTCGGCTTTTCTATTCGTTCCATCTTGTCAAGGGCTTTGACTCTGCTCTTGGCACTCTTCGAAGTTGAAGCACGTGCCATATTTCTGGCAACATAGTCCTCCATCTTCGCTATTTCCTTCTGCTGGAGCTCGTACTCCTTCTGCTGACGGGTAACAGCCTCAGCCTTGAGTTTTGTGAAATTCGTGTAATTGCCCTTGTATCTTGTAAGCACGGTGTTTTCAATCTCACAGATGGATGTTACGGTCTTGTCAAGGAAGTAACGGTCATGGGATACGATAAGCAGTGCACCCTTATAGTCCTTCAGGTAATCTTCAAGCCACATTACCGTTCTGAAATCAAGATGGTTCGTCGGCTCGTCGAGGATGAGAATATTCGGATTTTCCAGAAGGAGCTTTGCAATCGCCAGTCTTGTCTTTTCACCGCCTGAGAAGCTGGAGATCACTCTGTCAAAAAGGTCCTCGGTAAATCCCATACCGTTGAGGATGGTTTTTATTTTTACCTTTATATTGTATCCGTCATTTGCCTCATAGTAGGATGACTTCTGTGCGTACTCCCCTGAAAGCTTTTCATAGTCCACCGGATTTTCAGCCATGAGCTTTTCAAGTTCCTTCATGCGGTCGGAAACTGCGTAAAGTTCAGAAAATACACCTTTCATTTCTTCAATGACAGTGTTTTCATTGTCGAGAGCACCCATCTGTTCGAGGTAGCCTATGTTCGTCTTCGAAGCAAAAGAAATGATCCCGTCTTCTTCGGTAAATCTGTCCGGATCTTCCTTTCCGGTTATAAGGCGCAGAAGAGTAGTCTTGCCGCATCCGTTTACGCCGATAAGTCCTATGCGGTCATTTTCATCTATTGTAAGGTTTATGTCCTTAAGTATCTGATTTCCGTTGTAAAACTTATTTACATTTGTCATGCTTAAAAGCATCTGTTTACCACCATTTCTGTTCATTTAAACGAGTCTGATCAAGTATTAATTATACCACAGAAATGCTTAAATGTCCACAGATTTTTACAATGGTACAGGAGCCGCTGTCTGCACAGCAGATGATGAAAGCAAAAGTACCGGCTCACTGAAAGCCACGTTCAGGCCTTCGGTGAGCCGGTACAAAACCGCTGTTTTAGTATATTTTATGTGAGATCCGACTGATCACCGGACTTCATCTGCTTTTTTCTTTCGTACATTCTTTTATCGGCAAGCTGTTCGGCTGATTCCGGATCACTGTCATCAGGATCATATTCCGCCATACCGTATGCTATACGCAGCGGAACAGGTGCATTGCCGGACGTATTGAATTTCTGCTGTTTCCTGATCAGCCGGATCAAACCGGCATTTTCTTTCTTATGTCGTTCAGACGTTCAAGTGCATTTATCAGTGTCTCGTTTTTCTTTGCGTAGTGGAGTCTGATGTATCTGTTTTCGGGTTCCTTAAAGAAACTTGAACCCGGTACCGCTCCTACACCTACATACTCGGCGAGCTTTTCGCAGAAATCAAGGTCACTTTCGTAGCCGAATTCTGAAATGTCAAGGAGAATGTAGTAAGCACCTTCCGGAACGGTATGGCTGATACCGATGTCATCGAGCCCCTTAAGGAAAAGGTTACGTTTTTCAGTGTACTTGTCTTCGAGCCATTTATAGTAGTCATCACCGAATCGAAGTCCTGTTACCGCAGCTTCCTGAAGCGGTGCGGCTGCTCCTACTGTAAGGAAGTCGTGAACTTTCTTTACTCTGTCGATGATATGCGCAGGAGCTATTACATAGCCGAGTCTCCAGCCGGTTATCGAATATGTCTTCGAAAGTGACGAGCATGATATGGTTCTTTCCCACATACCCGGAAGGCTGGCAAAATATACGTGCTTATGCGGTGCGTAAACGATGTGTTCGTACACTTCATCTGTAATTACGAATGTATCATATTTCTCTGCAAGATCAGCTATGATCTTCAGCTCGTCGTAAGTAAACACCTTGCCGCACGGATTTGACGGATTGCAGAGTATGAGAGCTTTCGGGTGCTGTCTGAATGCATCTTCAAGCACCTCAGGATCGAAACTGAAAGCCGGCGGAACGAGCGGAACATAGATAGGTTCAGCTCCGGAAAGAATGGTGTCAGCGCCGTAGTTTTCGTAGAAAGGAGAGAAAACTATTACCCTGTCGCCAGGATCGGTAACACTCATCATTGCGGCCATCATGGCTTCTGTGCTTCCGCAGGTGACAACTATCTCACCGTTCGGGTCTATTGTTCTGCCCATGAAACGTGTCTGTTTTTCAGCGAGCGCCTCACGGAAATTCTGAGCTCCCCATGTGATCGAGTACTGGTGAAAGTCTTCCTTTGTGACCTCTGCAAGGCGGTCAAGTATAGCCTTCGGCGGTTCAAAATCCGGGAAACCCTGTGAAAGATTCACCGCACCGTATTTATTCGAGACTCTTGTCATACGTCTGATGACAGAATCGGTAAAACCAACTGTTCTTTTTGAAAGTTCTGGCATAAAAACCTCCGTCTATAAATATGGTGTATCGGAATGATCCGGTACACCAGTTATCTTTTTTACGTAATGCTTATCTGTATGCAGGGAGCAGACGTAACCTGTCTGATCCGCAGTGCATTATGAAATCAGTGCGGGGACCGGAACAAAGTCCGCATCCCCCGTCAATCACTGATATTTATTATACTGAAATCAGATATTGTAGTCAAGGTTTCTTTCGTCGATAATTCTCTTTGACTTGTGTTCTGAACGAGTGTTGAGTCCGCCGTCCGGATGAACGACTACCTTTGCAGGCTTAACACCGATACGTGCCTTGAGTGCTGCACTTACCTGTTCTGCAACTTCTTCATCGCTCTTTGCGTTGTCAGCATTCTTTTCGATTTCAACAGCATACTTGTTTGTGAAGTCCTTCTCGAAGATACGAATGAGATATTCACCTGTGATGCCGCTCTGTTCACGGATAACAGCCTCAATATCGCTCGGGAACACATTAACGGCTGAAACTATGAACATGTCGTCCTTTCTGCCGAGGATGCTGATTCTTCCGTGAGTACGTCCGCAGCGGCACTTTGTTGTATCTATGCGGCCGATGTCGCCTGTCTTGAAACGGATAAGAGGACGTGCATGCTTGCGGAGTGTTGTGAATACAAGCTCACCTGTCTGACCAGGTTCAAGTACTTCACCTGTGTGAATGTCAACTGTTTCAACGAGAATGTGGTTTTCTGCAATGTGAAGACCGTCGTGGTATTCGCACTGTGCTGCGCAGGCACCGAAAATATCTGAAAGTCCGTAGAAGTCGAATACTTCAGCTCCCCAGATCTCCTCGATAGCCTTTCTTGTTGCGTCGATCGATCCGCCGAGCTCACCTGCAACGATGATCTTCTTTATGTTAAAGTCCTTCTTCGGATCATATCCTGCCTTGAGTGCCTTTTCACCGAGCTGCCATGCATATGATGGAGATGTCCAGATTATTGTAGGCTTGTATGTCTTGAGTATGAAGAGGAGTCTTTCACTTGGAAGTGTACCACCCCAGATACATAAAGCACCGAGATTCTGTGCGCCGATTACGTCAGGACCGCCAACGTAGAGTGAGAAGTTGAGGGCGTGAACATAACGGTCATTTGGTCTCATACCGATCTGCCAGAACCAGCGGCTTTCTGTGTCCTGGAATTCATCGAAGTCCTTCTTTGTAAACGGGCTCATTGTCGGTACGCCTGTTGAACCTGATGAAGTTGAAATGAATACTACATCATCTTCCGGAACAGCAGCAAGTTCACCGAGGAATGAACCAACGCCCTGTGTGTCACGCTGTGTTTTCTTGTTGATGAACGGGAACTTCTGAATGTCCTTAAGTGTCTTTATATCTTCAGGCTTAACCCCGGCTTCATCGAATGAACGCTTGTAGTAAGGCGCATTGTCGTAAGCGAATTTTACGATCTCCTTAAGGTCTTCAAGCTGTCTTTTTTCAAGTTCTTCACGAGGGAGTGTTTCAAGTTCCTCATTCCAGAATTTATTGTTTATATCTCTGCTCATTTTTTATTCCTCCGTTTTTTTATTTATCTGAGTAATTATATCTGTTTGGTATGTTTTTATTATACACCCGTCTGCCCTGCTTGTCCAATACGCCATTCTTATTGTCAGTTATAAATTATGGCTATAGCGTTTATAAAAGAATAAGCCAGCTTTGTGTTTCTGATTTCACGACATAAAAATGTGCGACTGCGCCCATTTATGCCTTGGCTCACTTACCTAAAACAATAAATGAAATGAACTGATCCTTTTCATTTAAAAAGAATAATTCAAAACTTCAATGGTATCAACTGTATAAAAAACACAGGTGCTTTTTATCGTACGAAAACACCATCATGTTAAAGAAACGCCTTACGGCGTACTATCATAAAGCAAGCCGTATGTACGATTTTATTCATACATACGGCTTGCTAATATTTTAAATCTTAAAATCTATTATCAGTTATAGCCAGCGCCTCAACGATTCACTGCATTTATTATTTAATTCAACACTTTATCTTTAATAAGTATTAAATCAAGAATATTTATAATATTATCATCATTTAAATCTGCCAGTTTAATGTTCTTTATTTCAGAACCACTTTTTC from Ruminococcus sp. HUN007 includes:
- a CDS encoding ABC-F family ATP-binding cassette domain-containing protein, with product MNRNGGKQMLLSMTNVNKFYNGNQILKDINLTIDENDRIGLIGVNGCGKTTLLRLITGKEDPDRFTEEDGIISFASKTNIGYLEQMGALDNENTVIEEMKGVFSELYAVSDRMKELEKLMAENPVDYEKLSGEYAQKSSYYEANDGYNIKVKIKTILNGMGFTEDLFDRVISSFSGGEKTRLAIAKLLLENPNILILDEPTNHLDFRTVMWLEDYLKDYKGALLIVSHDRYFLDKTVTSICEIENTVLTRYKGNYTNFTKLKAEAVTRQQKEYELQQKEIAKMEDYVARNMARASTSKSAKSRVKALDKMERIEKPNTYHKAAKLEFTFAMDPPQEVLKVKDIDVSVGFGDDRRTLVDGLSFEVRRGEKLAVIGDNGIGKSSLLKVIQEKLPHKGKVIWAANVKISYFDQEAANINRMNTVFEEIHSRYPLLSDLEVRNLLGRVRLVGENVFKQAGVVSGGERCKLCFAIMMMEHGNVLILDEPTNHLDLQTKEVLEDALERFEGTIIYVSHDRYLLNRISTRILEITANGTESYAGGFDDYMKAKNAREQAAAEAVTAAKQEQLRKEYAEKKEKAFKTKEQRNIDAKNRQRIRDIEKQMEELQKEQETLESELTDEKVLADYNLMNEKCMRINEIKELSNELFDEWAELSETLQ
- a CDS encoding AMP-binding protein — encoded protein: MSRDINNKFWNEELETLPREELEKRQLEDLKEIVKFAYDNAPYYKRSFDEAGVKPEDIKTLKDIQKFPFINKKTQRDTQGVGSFLGELAAVPEDDVVFISTSSGSTGVPTMSPFTKKDFDEFQDTESRWFWQIGMRPNDRYVHALNFSLYVGGPDVIGAQNLGALCIWGGTLPSERLLFILKTYKPTIIWTSPSYAWQLGEKALKAGYDPKKDFNIKKIIVAGELGGSIDATRKAIEEIWGAEVFDFYGLSDIFGACAAQCEYHDGLHIAENHILVETVDIHTGEVLEPGQTGELVFTTLRKHARPLIRFKTGDIGRIDTTKCRCGRTHGRISILGRKDDMFIVSAVNVFPSDIEAVIREQSGITGEYLIRIFEKDFTNKYAVEIEKNADNAKSDEEVAEQVSAALKARIGVKPAKVVVHPDGGLNTRSEHKSKRIIDERNLDYNI
- a CDS encoding diguanylate cyclase, with product MIRLIRKQQKFNTSGNAPVPLRIAYGMAEYDPDDSDPESAEQLADKRMYERKKQMKSGDQSDLT
- a CDS encoding pyridoxal phosphate-dependent aminotransferase, with amino-acid sequence MPELSKRTVGFTDSVIRRMTRVSNKYGAVNLSQGFPDFEPPKAILDRLAEVTKEDFHQYSITWGAQNFREALAEKQTRFMGRTIDPNGEIVVTCGSTEAMMAAMMSVTDPGDRVIVFSPFYENYGADTILSGAEPIYVPLVPPAFSFDPEVLEDAFRQHPKALILCNPSNPCGKVFTYDELKIIADLAEKYDTFVITDEVYEHIVYAPHKHVYFASLPGMWERTISCSSLSKTYSITGWRLGYVIAPAHIIDRVKKVHDFLTVGAAAPLQEAAVTGLRFGDDYYKWLEDKYTEKRNLFLKGLDDIGISHTVPEGAYYILLDISEFGYESDLDFCEKLAEYVGVGAVPGSSFFKEPENRYIRLHYAKKNETLINALERLNDIRKKMPV